Proteins co-encoded in one Ignavibacteria bacterium genomic window:
- a CDS encoding PLP-dependent transferase, whose amino-acid sequence MELETLLARLTDNCSINDPYGASHLPIYQTATFDLKKQSGDRIYDYSRTDNPTRNALEDIFAAAEGAQGCVCINTGLSAIALLFETTLQTGDAVLVEMDRYGGTYRLLNILSQKSGIDVYSCDFMDHAKVEELIRTKNIRLVFCESPTNPGLKIIDIAAISGICKKYQALFAVDNSLATFASQKPLELGADFSVFSTTKSVSGHGAAVSGAVAAKEMKWVEKLRFYSNAEGRAQSPFESFLITLGLPTLTYRMKVQEENTLKLAAYLSERPDVMKVCFPGLECHPQHALAVKQMKICPGILTVDMINSSQAAKFITNTKYFGEKASFGTVDSRIEMPSKISHHSFTEEDLNAIGITANTLRISVGLENINDLIGDIESALS is encoded by the coding sequence ATGGAGCTGGAAACATTACTTGCAAGACTGACCGATAACTGCAGTATTAACGACCCTTACGGTGCTTCTCATCTGCCAATTTATCAGACAGCAACCTTCGACCTTAAAAAACAATCGGGTGATAGGATATACGATTACTCCAGGACTGATAACCCTACAAGAAATGCCCTGGAAGATATCTTTGCCGCTGCCGAAGGCGCCCAGGGATGCGTCTGCATCAATACGGGCCTTTCAGCAATCGCTCTGCTCTTTGAGACTACACTTCAGACAGGCGACGCGGTACTCGTTGAAATGGACCGCTACGGCGGCACCTACAGGCTCCTTAATATTCTTTCTCAAAAGTCCGGTATTGATGTCTATAGCTGCGACTTCATGGACCACGCGAAGGTTGAGGAATTGATCCGCACAAAAAATATAAGGCTCGTCTTCTGCGAAAGTCCTACAAATCCCGGACTTAAAATAATTGACATCGCTGCAATTTCCGGAATCTGTAAAAAATATCAGGCCCTCTTTGCAGTTGATAACAGCCTGGCAACATTTGCCTCGCAAAAACCTCTTGAGCTTGGAGCCGACTTTTCTGTTTTTTCAACCACCAAATCGGTCTCGGGCCACGGGGCTGCAGTCTCGGGCGCGGTTGCGGCAAAAGAGATGAAATGGGTTGAAAAACTGAGGTTCTATTCAAATGCCGAAGGACGGGCACAGAGCCCGTTTGAGTCTTTCTTAATTACTTTGGGGCTTCCTACTCTTACATACAGAATGAAGGTGCAGGAAGAAAATACACTTAAGCTTGCGGCATATCTCTCAGAAAGACCGGACGTTATGAAGGTATGCTTCCCGGGCCTTGAATGCCACCCACAGCATGCGCTTGCTGTAAAACAGATGAAAATCTGCCCCGGCATTCTTACTGTAGATATGATAAACAGCAGCCAGGCAGCAAAGTTTATCACTAATACAAAATATTTTGGCGAAAAGGCATCATTTGGAACCGTGGATTCAAGGATTGAAATGCCTTCAAAGATAAGCCACCACAGTTTTACTGAAGAGGACCTTAATGCTATCGGCATAACCGCAAATACACTCAGAATTTCTGTCGGGCTCGAAAACATTAACGACCTGATCGGGGATATAGAATCGGCCTTAAGTTAA
- a CDS encoding ABC transporter ATP-binding protein, producing the protein MSQIEIKDLQKYYPTQEGFIRAIDGVSFSLEKGDFCLIMGEECSGKSTLLTSLGGLNRPTSGSVIVDGTDIYSLSPEQLADFRHKNLGFMFPSFQLLPFLTVLENVMLPFVSNEHSLEEQKEMALSVLRKVYLYYKSGMLPGSLNKGEQQRVAIARAMVKNPGALLIDEPDPALDSATGVGIMELLKELNEEGRTIITIHNNREFETYANKTIFLCGGKGELVIR; encoded by the coding sequence ATGAGCCAGATTGAAATAAAGGATTTGCAGAAGTATTATCCGACACAGGAAGGATTTATTAGGGCTATAGACGGCGTTTCTTTCAGCTTGGAAAAAGGGGACTTCTGCCTGATAATGGGGGAGGAGTGTTCAGGTAAAAGTACTCTCCTAACATCGCTCGGAGGCCTCAACCGTCCTACATCCGGTAGCGTAATTGTGGATGGAACCGACATTTATAGTCTCTCTCCCGAACAGCTTGCGGATTTCAGGCATAAGAACCTGGGCTTCATGTTTCCTTCGTTTCAGCTCCTTCCGTTTCTTACGGTGCTTGAAAACGTTATGCTCCCGTTTGTTTCCAACGAGCACTCATTGGAAGAACAGAAGGAAATGGCGCTTTCCGTTTTAAGAAAAGTCTACCTGTACTATAAATCAGGCATGCTCCCGGGCTCTCTGAATAAGGGTGAGCAGCAGAGGGTTGCTATTGCACGCGCTATGGTGAAAAATCCCGGCGCACTACTTATTGATGAACCCGATCCCGCACTTGATTCAGCAACCGGGGTGGGTATAATGGAACTCCTTAAAGAACTGAATGAAGAAGGCAGAACCATTATTACAATCCATAATAACAGGGAATTCGAAACTTACGCGAATAAGACGATCTTTTTGTGCGGCGGAAAGGGAGAACTCGTAATAAGATAG
- a CDS encoding efflux RND transporter periplasmic adaptor subunit, which yields MKAKEFIKGNKMKVLRLFLIPLVALAFVMAGCAKSSGGEDGHDHSLEAKKSGKKEYYTCTMHPQVVSDKPGVCPICNMELVKKTIDDATDNKETNVNDMEAMIAIHGNKLILANVSTAKVEKGSLQKDVNAYSYLDFAEQNRKYISAKFNGRIEKLFVNRTGDYIRKGQPLFEIYSPDIVQAENEYLIALNGGNQPSGLYQGSGNQNRLLSSARKKLELFGVTDAQIKNLEATKDVKLTITYYSPAGGTVIDKKVQEGQYVNEGTVIYDVADMSTLWSISEVYEKDLQAIKTGSRAELSLQAYPGKTFEGKVTFIYPVLNSSSRTIKVRSEFANKGGLLKPQMFGQTLFRSNAGSGLLVPGGAVLFTGKRNIVWVKAQDGMFTSRTVEVGSKFGDKYEILSGLKEGEEVASTGGFLIDSESQLQAGAPAGGQHAGMKMDNNKGQSGQKGNSSGQMDPNMKM from the coding sequence ATGAAAGCAAAAGAATTTATAAAAGGAAATAAAATGAAAGTCTTAAGATTATTTCTCATACCTTTAGTAGCTCTGGCATTCGTAATGGCAGGATGCGCAAAATCCTCGGGCGGTGAGGACGGACATGACCACTCGCTGGAGGCAAAGAAGTCGGGTAAAAAGGAATATTATACATGCACCATGCACCCGCAGGTAGTCTCGGATAAACCCGGCGTCTGCCCGATCTGCAATATGGAACTTGTAAAGAAAACAATTGATGATGCCACAGACAACAAGGAAACTAACGTTAACGACATGGAGGCAATGATTGCAATTCACGGCAATAAGCTCATCCTGGCAAACGTTTCAACCGCAAAAGTTGAAAAGGGGAGCCTGCAGAAAGATGTTAACGCCTATAGCTACCTCGATTTTGCCGAGCAGAACAGGAAGTATATCTCCGCTAAATTCAATGGAAGGATTGAAAAACTCTTTGTAAACAGAACAGGCGATTATATCCGCAAGGGGCAGCCCTTGTTCGAAATCTACAGCCCGGACATCGTTCAGGCAGAAAATGAGTATCTCATTGCTCTTAACGGCGGCAATCAGCCTTCGGGACTCTATCAGGGAAGCGGAAACCAGAACAGGCTTCTGTCCTCTGCAAGAAAAAAACTCGAACTCTTTGGTGTAACAGATGCACAGATAAAAAACCTGGAAGCTACAAAAGACGTAAAGCTTACAATAACATACTATTCGCCAGCAGGCGGAACCGTCATCGATAAGAAGGTGCAGGAAGGGCAGTATGTAAATGAAGGAACAGTTATCTATGACGTTGCCGATATGTCTACGCTCTGGAGCATATCTGAAGTTTACGAAAAGGACCTCCAGGCAATAAAAACCGGAAGCCGTGCCGAGCTTTCTCTTCAGGCTTATCCGGGAAAAACTTTTGAAGGCAAAGTAACTTTTATTTATCCCGTGCTCAATTCCTCTTCAAGAACAATTAAGGTAAGGAGCGAATTTGCAAACAAAGGCGGCCTGCTTAAGCCGCAGATGTTCGGACAGACACTCTTCAGGAGTAACGCGGGCTCGGGCCTCCTTGTTCCAGGTGGCGCCGTCCTCTTTACGGGAAAAAGAAATATTGTATGGGTAAAAGCACAGGATGGCATGTTTACAAGCCGCACGGTTGAAGTCGGTAGTAAATTCGGCGATAAGTACGAGATTTTGTCAGGCCTGAAAGAAGGAGAGGAAGTTGCCTCTACAGGCGGATTCCTTATAGACTCTGAAAGCCAGCTCCAGGCAGGCGCCCCGGCAGGTGGACAACACGCCGGAATGAAGATGGATAATAATAAGGGACAGTCTGGCCAGAAGGGGAACTCCTCGGGACAGATGGATCCCAATATGAAAATGTAA
- a CDS encoding TolC family protein codes for MIVLILMPRAAKAQSVDSLVNEALKNNPRLKSLEAKTRSAEFRAESFNSAQAPTLGVQFSEIPFGKYNIVNDALSNEVSLSQMFMLGGKINAMTESERKNAVVQGDNYQIYKVNLIGQIKMSYYSLWMTERKIEVQKRNIDLYNNLINFLTTNYSVNRASQADILTLKGEIASSQTQLVTLQRELESGTYRLNQLLGRDLSSKDINIVKEIPNDTLLITQAELEEKLAAVNPSLRQMSNMVEMNKAMITANQKDKIPDLMLQAMVMRQPQGMILTSKTDLSMLTMGMEEPKTEYMYSLMASITLPFAPWSKGKYQAKEEELYAGIRGIEYEKNDMQRDMTAQLKASVTKYKTAEDLLKLYSGNVIPLYEQAAQAQLTAYQSNQTNVATIIDTYRMLLMQQMNYYMAQADSQMSLAEIEMMVGGSIK; via the coding sequence ATGATTGTGTTAATTCTAATGCCGCGGGCGGCAAAAGCACAGTCGGTGGACTCATTGGTTAATGAGGCCCTTAAGAATAACCCCAGGCTGAAGTCGCTGGAGGCTAAAACCCGCTCGGCTGAGTTCAGGGCGGAATCATTTAACTCGGCACAGGCTCCAACCCTTGGCGTTCAGTTCTCTGAGATCCCTTTTGGTAAGTATAACATAGTTAACGACGCCCTCTCAAATGAAGTCTCACTCTCACAGATGTTCATGCTGGGCGGCAAGATCAATGCTATGACCGAAAGCGAAAGAAAAAATGCCGTCGTCCAGGGAGATAACTACCAGATCTATAAAGTTAACCTCATAGGACAGATAAAGATGTCTTATTACAGCCTGTGGATGACGGAACGGAAAATTGAAGTCCAGAAAAGAAATATAGATCTATATAATAATCTTATAAACTTCCTGACTACAAATTATTCGGTTAACCGCGCAAGCCAGGCAGACATACTGACGCTCAAAGGGGAAATTGCCTCAAGCCAGACTCAGCTCGTAACGCTGCAAAGAGAGCTCGAAAGTGGTACTTACAGGCTCAATCAGCTCCTGGGGCGCGACCTGTCATCAAAGGACATAAATATAGTAAAGGAAATCCCGAACGATACTCTCTTAATTACTCAGGCTGAACTGGAGGAAAAGCTCGCCGCAGTAAACCCCTCGCTAAGGCAGATGAGTAATATGGTGGAGATGAATAAGGCAATGATTACAGCTAATCAGAAGGATAAAATTCCTGACCTTATGCTCCAGGCTATGGTAATGCGCCAGCCGCAGGGAATGATACTTACTTCCAAAACCGACCTTTCAATGCTTACTATGGGAATGGAAGAGCCGAAGACGGAATATATGTACTCTCTTATGGCTTCAATTACTCTTCCTTTTGCCCCATGGAGCAAGGGTAAATACCAGGCTAAGGAAGAAGAGCTTTATGCCGGAATCAGGGGAATTGAATATGAAAAAAATGACATGCAGCGCGATATGACCGCCCAGCTGAAGGCATCAGTTACAAAATACAAGACAGCTGAAGACCTCCTGAAACTGTATTCAGGCAACGTAATCCCTCTATACGAGCAGGCAGCTCAGGCCCAGCTTACGGCTTATCAGAGCAACCAGACAAACGTTGCCACTATTATCGATACCTACAGGATGCTCCTGATGCAGCAGATGAATTATTACATGGCGCAGGCCGACTCGCAGATGTCTTTAGCCGAAATTGAAATGATGGTTGGCGGATCAATTAAATAG
- a CDS encoding efflux RND transporter permease subunit: MIEKLIEWSAKNRFIVILIYLIVIGFGIYSVVNLPVDAIPDLSENQVIIYTEWMGRSPEIIEDQVTFPITTGLQGLPGVKAVRANSMFGMSFVFVIFDDNVDTYFARTRVLERLNTVQAQLPQGVVPSLGPDGTGVGHVFWYTLEGKGYDLGTLRSVQDWYVRYKLASVDGVAEVASIGGFVKQYQVDVDPMKLRAYNLTVSDVVNSIQRTNNEVGGNIIERNDAEYFVRGQGYIKSKEDVENTVVRNEANGVPVLISNVANVQIGGDIRRGSLDKNGEGQVVGGIVVMRNGENAKNVIDRIKAKIEEIKPGLPAGVDIVPSYDRSTLIREAVGTLERALVEASITVAIMVALFLLHFRSIVRILIELPISVLIAFILMYAFGITSNVMSLGGIVLAVGVIVDSSIVLVENAYRNLAKALETKGHLTKQEYMDISIMSAKQVGRAIFFSELIILVSFLPVFMLTGQEGKMFKPLAFTKTFAMAGSAIVVVTLIPVLMTMLMRGKFRPEDKNPTTNFFIKLYRPVIHWVLEHRKITIGLNLLALVITIPMVMNTGSEFMPPLDEGSILYMPVTLPNASITEVNRILQEQDKIIKTVPEVHHVLGKAGRAETATDNAPLSMIETIILLKPKSEWRPGITKKDIISELDEKLQIPGVRNGWTQPIINRINMLATGVRTDIGFKIFGPNLDTLEAYAIKAEQILKDVPGAADVVADRVQNGYYMDIQVKRDVAARYGVNIRDLQDIIETAIGGQNLGIVLEGRMRFPIRMRYERDYRNNIEDLKNLIVPVSSTMGSAPMASSGGGAMGSGSSMGASQSSGMSSMGGGNSQRTVQTASVTPGPQAEDNSLTAPSAGSTIYLPLSEIADVNVVTGPPMISSENGMLRSIVFMNTRGRDMGSVMVDAKKVISEKLHLPAGYSYTWSGQYESKVRAQRTITIIMPVVFLLIFVLLYFTLKDYKEAGVVMLSVPFALIGGMYMVYALGYNFSVAVWVGFIALYGIAVETGVVMVVYLHEALDKRLRAYHRSERGEITKQDIYEATVEGSVLRLRPKVMTVATAMVGLIPVMWSTGTGSDVMKPLTAPMIGGLLTSAMHVLVVTPILFAIMKERALKKGNLEVSKMADWMREGD; the protein is encoded by the coding sequence ATGATCGAAAAATTAATTGAGTGGAGTGCAAAGAACAGGTTCATCGTAATCCTTATCTACCTGATCGTTATAGGATTCGGTATTTATAGCGTCGTTAACCTGCCTGTAGATGCAATTCCCGACTTGTCTGAAAATCAGGTGATTATCTATACTGAGTGGATGGGCCGCTCGCCTGAAATTATTGAAGACCAGGTAACTTTCCCTATCACTACAGGGCTTCAGGGCCTGCCGGGCGTTAAGGCCGTTAGGGCAAATTCAATGTTCGGCATGTCTTTCGTTTTTGTAATTTTTGACGATAACGTCGATACTTATTTTGCCAGAACAAGGGTCCTGGAGCGCCTGAACACAGTCCAGGCACAGCTTCCTCAGGGCGTTGTTCCTTCTTTAGGGCCTGACGGCACGGGCGTGGGACACGTATTCTGGTATACACTTGAAGGCAAAGGCTACGACCTTGGTACTTTAAGGTCGGTGCAGGACTGGTACGTTAGATACAAACTTGCCTCAGTAGACGGCGTTGCCGAAGTTGCCTCAATAGGCGGCTTTGTAAAACAGTACCAGGTGGACGTCGACCCGATGAAGCTTAGAGCATATAACCTTACGGTTTCTGACGTCGTAAACTCCATTCAAAGGACAAACAACGAAGTCGGAGGCAACATTATTGAAAGAAACGACGCCGAGTACTTCGTGCGCGGCCAGGGCTACATTAAAAGCAAGGAAGACGTCGAAAATACGGTAGTCCGTAATGAAGCTAACGGCGTCCCGGTCTTAATCAGCAACGTTGCCAACGTCCAGATCGGTGGCGACATAAGACGTGGCTCTCTGGATAAAAACGGCGAAGGTCAGGTGGTCGGCGGCATCGTCGTCATGAGAAACGGCGAAAACGCCAAGAACGTTATAGACAGAATAAAAGCAAAAATTGAAGAAATTAAACCGGGACTTCCCGCAGGAGTAGATATAGTTCCTTCATACGACAGGAGCACTCTTATACGCGAGGCAGTCGGGACTCTTGAACGCGCACTTGTTGAAGCTTCTATTACTGTAGCCATAATGGTTGCTCTCTTCCTCCTTCACTTCAGAAGCATCGTCAGAATTTTAATTGAGCTCCCGATCTCGGTCCTGATAGCATTCATACTGATGTACGCCTTCGGCATAACATCAAACGTAATGAGCCTGGGCGGTATCGTGCTGGCAGTAGGAGTCATTGTCGACTCGTCCATTGTGCTGGTTGAAAACGCCTACCGCAACCTTGCCAAGGCGCTAGAGACAAAAGGGCACCTCACCAAACAGGAATACATGGATATTTCCATCATGTCTGCCAAGCAGGTGGGGCGCGCAATATTCTTCTCCGAACTCATAATTCTGGTCTCGTTCCTGCCGGTCTTTATGCTTACGGGGCAGGAAGGAAAAATGTTCAAACCCCTGGCATTTACTAAAACGTTTGCCATGGCCGGAAGCGCAATCGTCGTGGTTACACTCATCCCGGTTCTTATGACAATGCTCATGAGAGGCAAATTCCGCCCCGAGGATAAAAACCCTACTACTAATTTCTTCATTAAACTCTACAGGCCTGTTATACACTGGGTCCTGGAGCACAGAAAGATCACTATCGGCTTAAACCTTCTGGCTCTCGTAATAACAATCCCGATGGTTATGAATACCGGAAGCGAATTCATGCCGCCATTGGATGAAGGCTCCATACTTTATATGCCTGTAACCCTTCCTAACGCCTCGATTACTGAGGTAAACAGGATCCTGCAGGAACAGGATAAGATAATTAAAACTGTGCCCGAGGTTCATCATGTACTGGGCAAGGCCGGGCGCGCTGAAACAGCAACGGATAACGCTCCTTTAAGCATGATCGAAACAATCATTCTCCTTAAGCCCAAGAGCGAGTGGAGGCCTGGCATTACAAAGAAAGATATCATCAGCGAGCTTGATGAGAAACTCCAGATCCCGGGCGTGCGTAACGGATGGACACAGCCTATCATTAATCGAATCAACATGCTTGCTACAGGCGTCAGGACTGACATAGGGTTTAAGATATTCGGGCCTAACCTGGATACTCTGGAAGCTTATGCAATAAAGGCTGAACAGATCTTAAAAGATGTCCCGGGTGCCGCAGACGTAGTGGCAGACCGCGTGCAGAACGGATACTATATGGACATACAGGTTAAACGCGATGTTGCAGCCCGCTACGGCGTAAATATACGCGACCTGCAGGACATAATTGAAACCGCTATCGGGGGACAGAACCTGGGAATCGTGCTTGAAGGCAGAATGCGCTTCCCGATACGAATGAGATATGAAAGAGACTATAGAAACAATATCGAAGACCTCAAAAACCTGATCGTTCCTGTTTCCTCTACAATGGGAAGCGCACCCATGGCTTCTTCTGGCGGAGGAGCAATGGGCAGCGGGAGCTCAATGGGAGCTTCACAGTCTTCAGGCATGTCTTCAATGGGCGGAGGCAACAGCCAAAGAACCGTTCAGACTGCTTCAGTTACCCCAGGCCCTCAGGCTGAGGATAATTCACTGACGGCACCATCAGCAGGCTCTACAATTTATCTACCGCTTTCTGAAATTGCTGACGTCAATGTGGTTACAGGGCCACCTATGATATCAAGCGAAAACGGTATGCTGAGGTCAATAGTATTTATGAATACGCGCGGACGCGATATGGGAAGCGTCATGGTCGACGCCAAGAAGGTTATCTCTGAAAAACTCCACCTCCCGGCAGGATACTCCTACACGTGGAGCGGACAGTATGAAAGCAAGGTGAGGGCGCAGAGGACAATAACTATAATAATGCCTGTAGTATTCCTCTTAATATTTGTGCTCCTATACTTTACTCTGAAGGATTATAAGGAAGCTGGCGTCGTTATGCTCTCAGTGCCTTTCGCACTCATTGGCGGCATGTACATGGTTTACGCCCTGGGCTATAACTTCTCGGTTGCAGTCTGGGTAGGTTTTATCGCACTCTACGGTATTGCGGTTGAAACCGGTGTTGTTATGGTGGTCTACCTCCACGAAGCTTTGGATAAACGCCTGAGAGCTTACCACAGGAGTGAAAGGGGAGAGATTACAAAACAGGATATCTATGAGGCAACGGTTGAAGGATCTGTCTTAAGACTGAGGCCCAAGGTTATGACTGTGGCAACGGCAATGGTTGGACTTATTCCTGTCATGTGGTCTACAGGAACAGGAAGCGACGTTATGAAGCCTCTTACAGCTCCAATGATCGGAGGCCTATTAACCAGCGCAATGCACGTTCTTGTTGTAACCCCTATACTCTTTGCCATAATGAAGGAGCGTGCCTTAAAGAAAGGTAATCTTGAAGTCTCCAAGATGGCAGACTGGATGAGGGAGGGGGACTAA
- a CDS encoding sigma-54-dependent Fis family transcriptional regulator translates to MERILVIDDDESIRKTITNYLKKQGYEAISAPDGTSGVEMAEKEQIDLVISDIRMPGLNGLEVLDKVKAMDDQVQVILITAHDDMQSTVLAMQKGAYDYIEKPLEIERLKVAVKRALENKKLSEQLSSFLTIESSEYNLENNIVGKTPEMKEVYKKIGQVSSSKVTVLISGESGTGKELVARSIHYMGITKNYPFVAVNCTALSESLLESELFGHVKGSFTGAMRDKKGKFELAGEGTIFLDEISEVSPQLQVKLLRVLQAREFERVGGEASIPMKARIIAATNKDLTALVNEGKFREDLYYRLKVVDIEIPPLRKRVDDIPLLVNHFLGKINAELHKNVNKVTEEVMETLRSHEWTGNVRELENTLMQAVVLTQGDVLLRENVLIGKSDSAPQNGYSDNLSLSEVEKIHIKRVLNANNWNKQRTAEILQISVPTLYSKIDQYKIIRD, encoded by the coding sequence ATGGAAAGAATTCTGGTAATTGATGACGACGAATCTATAAGGAAAACTATAACAAATTACCTTAAAAAACAGGGCTATGAGGCTATTTCAGCCCCCGACGGCACTTCAGGCGTCGAAATGGCTGAAAAAGAACAGATCGACCTCGTAATATCTGATATCAGAATGCCGGGCTTAAACGGCCTTGAAGTTCTGGATAAGGTCAAGGCAATGGACGACCAGGTGCAGGTGATCTTAATTACGGCTCACGACGACATGCAGTCCACGGTTCTTGCGATGCAGAAAGGGGCATATGACTATATCGAAAAACCCCTCGAAATTGAACGCCTTAAAGTAGCCGTCAAAAGGGCTCTTGAAAATAAAAAGTTAAGCGAACAGCTCTCAAGCTTCCTTACAATTGAATCCTCTGAGTATAACCTCGAAAACAATATAGTGGGCAAAACTCCCGAAATGAAGGAGGTATATAAGAAGATCGGGCAGGTTTCCTCCAGCAAGGTTACCGTCTTAATCAGCGGCGAAAGCGGCACGGGAAAAGAGCTTGTAGCCAGAAGCATTCATTATATGGGAATTACAAAAAATTATCCCTTTGTTGCGGTAAACTGCACCGCACTTTCTGAGTCGCTCCTTGAAAGCGAGCTCTTCGGGCACGTAAAGGGCTCTTTTACAGGAGCCATGAGGGATAAAAAAGGGAAGTTTGAGCTTGCAGGCGAAGGTACCATCTTCCTGGACGAAATCTCCGAGGTCTCACCCCAGCTTCAGGTGAAGCTCTTAAGGGTGCTTCAGGCAAGGGAGTTCGAGAGGGTTGGAGGCGAGGCGTCCATCCCGATGAAAGCCCGCATTATTGCCGCTACCAATAAAGATCTTACCGCGCTTGTAAATGAAGGTAAGTTCCGGGAGGACCTCTATTACCGTCTTAAAGTAGTTGATATTGAAATACCGCCTCTTAGAAAAAGGGTCGACGATATACCTCTTCTTGTAAATCATTTCCTGGGAAAGATCAATGCCGAGCTTCATAAAAATGTAAACAAGGTGACTGAAGAGGTCATGGAAACATTGAGGAGCCACGAGTGGACTGGCAACGTCCGCGAGCTTGAAAATACACTCATGCAGGCTGTAGTTTTAACGCAGGGAGACGTCCTTTTAAGGGAAAATGTGCTCATCGGAAAATCCGACTCCGCTCCCCAGAACGGCTATAGCGATAATTTAAGTCTCTCTGAAGTGGAAAAAATACACATAAAACGCGTCTTAAACGCCAATAATTGGAACAAACAGCGCACGGCTGAAATCCTCCAGATCTCCGTTCCCACACTCTACTCCAAAATAGACCAATACAAGATTATAAGGGACTAA